A stretch of DNA from Methanobacterium sp. Maddingley MBC34:
TAGTTTTTGGATTTGTAAGTTCCCATGGAGTTTTGTGCTTAGTGACAGCGGTCCATCCTTTATAGTAGATACCCCTGTTCCCCATACATTCAAAGTATTGTATATCTTTCCTGTCTGCAGCATCAGCATCATTTAAAGTGTAAGCAAAGCTCAATCCTTCCATAGGACGTTGTCCAACACCATCCACTTCATTTGGTTCGGGTATTCCTGCTAGTTCAAGTATGGTAGGTGCTATATCCACAACGTGATGGAACTGGTGGCGTAATTCACCTTTGTCCTTTATGTGATTGGGCCAATGCATAATAGTTCCGTTACGGGTTCCGCCAAAGTGAGATGCCACCTGTTTAGTCCACTGGTATGGAGTGCACATGGCATGGGCCCATCCTACAGAGTAATGGTTGTATGAGTTGGGACCACCCAGTTCATCTATTTTTGATAATAGATACTCCGGGGTCTCAATGGATGCCAGTCCATTGAAATTAGCCATCTCATTGAAAGCTCCATTCACTGTTCCCTCTGCAGAAGCACCATTATCTCCAATAATGTAGATAACAAGTGTATCATCCAGTAAGTTCCCTTTCTCCAGTATGTCTATTATTTTGCCAATATGATAATCTGTGTACTCTAAAAAACCGGCATAGACTTCCATCTGACGTCTAAGTACTGGTTTGTAATCTTCAGGCATGTCTTCCCATGCAGGGATTTCGTTGTGCCTTTTGGTAAGTTTAGATTCGGGAGGGATTACACCAAGTTCTTTTTGACGGGCAAAGATTTGCTCTCGCAGTTTATCCCAACCATCATCGAATTGACCTTTGTATTTGTCTGCCCATTCCTTGGGAACATGATGGGGTGCATGGGTGGCTCCTGGGGCAAAATAGACAAAAAAAGGCTTGTCAGGTGCAATAGCTTTTTGCATCTTCATATAATTGATGCATTTCTCAGTCATATCTGGCATCAAGTGGTAATCCGGATCTTCAGGTAACTCCACTTTGGTAGTGTTGTCAATGAGTTCGGGGAACCATTGATTGGTTTCTCCGGCTTGGAAACCGTAAAATCTTTCAAATCCCCCACCACCAACTGGCCAGTGGTCAAATGGGCCCATAGGGCTATTCTCCCAAATAGGTACCTCATGGCATTTACCAAATTGTGCAGTTGAATATCCATTGTATTTCAAGATTTTGGCAAGTGGTGCGCATGTATTAGGGCGTGCAGAGTTATAACCTGGAGCTGAAGTT
This window harbors:
- a CDS encoding arylsulfatase A family protein (PFAM: Sulfatase) — translated: MGNADEKINESTSNYRGKIPIPDKPYMGPILYDAKDPDAKFPPIKELRPPKGAPNILLILLDDVGFGASSAFGGPINTPTAERLADNGLKYTRFHTTALCSPTRACMLTGRNHHSVGMGNITEIATSAPGYNSARPNTCAPLAKILKYNGYSTAQFGKCHEVPIWENSPMGPFDHWPVGGGGFERFYGFQAGETNQWFPELIDNTTKVELPEDPDYHLMPDMTEKCINYMKMQKAIAPDKPFFVYFAPGATHAPHHVPKEWADKYKGQFDDGWDKLREQIFARQKELGVIPPESKLTKRHNEIPAWEDMPEDYKPVLRRQMEVYAGFLEYTDYHIGKIIDILEKGNLLDDTLVIYIIGDNGASAEGTVNGAFNEMANFNGLASIETPEYLLSKIDELGGPNSYNHYSVGWAHAMCTPYQWTKQVASHFGGTRNGTIMHWPNHIKDKGELRHQFHHVVDIAPTILELAGIPEPNEVDGVGQRPMEGLSFAYTLNDADAADRKDIQYFECMGNRGIYYKGWTAVTKHKTPWELTNPKTIAFDDDNWELYDTTKDWTQAEDLSKKYPDKLHELQRLWIIEATRYNVLPLDDRGVERFNAELAGRPELIKGNSQVIFPGMVLGEAHTINIKNKSHSVTAEVEIDKPGVTGVIVAQGADFGGWALYAHEGKLKYVYNLIGMQFYEIEATNSLPKGKYQVRMEFKYDGGGIGQGGDVTLYVDGKKVAEGRVDHTHAIIFSADSTLMVGDKTGAPISKDFKVSRNKFTGKVNWVTIDVGEDSQDHLIDPEEWVRIHMSIQ